A genomic stretch from Falco cherrug isolate bFalChe1 chromosome 1, bFalChe1.pri, whole genome shotgun sequence includes:
- the NOC4L gene encoding nucleolar complex protein 4 homolog, giving the protein MARAAAAAACVQAVLGSRASANRVFELLELLGGEDEEDAACAARACGRLFGALLERGELLAGPLPAEEACLAGSGSAEDKYKAWMRHRYQECVAGLAELMGHGAFRLKELALCTLMRFVELEAKHPLVAAERQGSRTFPRERLKVVVDGLLPINEDASLLISRFQEYMEYDDIRYFVIKAVTGSIAQVMQKTKERPLPFYQQNVFSLISPINMPNKESDMVKFLVKQDNWEELKVSKLQAHKQAFEKMWLSFLKHKLPAGLYKKVLVIMHDSILPYMNEPTLMTDFLTVAYGIGGAISLLALNGLFILIHQHNLEYPDFYKKLYSLLDPSIYHVKYRARFFHLTDLFLSSSHLPAYLVAAFIKRLSRLALTAPPEALLMIIPFICNLFRRHPACSVLVHRPNGPAGMSEDPYIMEEEQPSQSRALESSLWEIQTLQNHYHPDVAKAAAILNHSLSEIEDDLSGLLELSAYELFDKEVKKKAIDVPLEFEQVRGLFGKKNDIFAEHFTLD; this is encoded by the exons ATGGCgcgggccgccgccgcggccgcctgCGTGCAGGCCGTGCTGGGCAGCCGCGCCAGCGCCAACCGCGTCTTcgagctgctggagctgctg GGCGGGGAGGACGAGGAGGATGCCGCGTGCGCCGCCCGGGCCTGCGGCCGGCTCTTCGGGGCGCTGCTGGAGcgcggggagctgctggccgggccgctgcccgccgaGGAGGCCTGCCTCGCCG GGAGCGGCAGCGCCGAGGACAAGTACAAGGCGTGGATGCGGCACCGCTACCAGGAGTGCGTGGCTGGCCTGGCCGAGCTGATGGGGCACGGCGCCTTCCGCCTCAAG gaacTGGCGCTCTGTACTCTCATGAGGTTTGTGGAGCTGGAGGCGAAGCACCCGCTGGTGGCAGCGGAGCGGCAGGGGAGCCGGACCTTCCCGCGGGAGCGGCTGAAG GTAGTTGTTGATGGTTTACTTCCCATAAACGAGGATGCTTCGCTCCTGATTTCTCGCTTTCAAGAATACATGGAGTACGATGACATTCGGTACTTTGTCATAAAGGCGGTCACTGGGAGTATCGCACAAGTCATGCAAAAGACAAAAGAG aggCCGCTACCATTTTACCAGCAGAATGTGTTTTCCCTCATTTCGCCCATTAACATGCCGAACAAAGAGAGTGACATGGTCAAATTTCTGGTGAAGCAAG ATAACTGGGAAGAACTGAAAGTGTCGAAGCTGCAG GCACACAAGCAGGCGTTTGAAAAAATGTGGCTCAGTTTTTTGAAGCACAAG CTACCCGCTGGCCTTTACAAAAAAGTTCTTGTTATTATGCATGACTCCATCCTGCCTTACATGAATGAACCCACTCTCATGACAGACTTCTTGACAGTGGCCTATGGCATAG GTGGAGCAATCAGTCTTCTAGCCTTAAATGGATTATTTATTCTGATTCATCAGCATAATCT gGAATATCCTGACTTTTACAAAAAGCTGTACAGTCTTTTAGATCCTTCTATATATCACGTGAAGTACCGAGCCCGCTTTTTCCATTTGACTGATCTGTTTTTGTCTTCATC TCACTTGCCGGCGTACCTGGTGGCAGCATTTATAAAGCGTCTCTCCCGGCTTGCCCTCACTGCTCCTCCCGAGGCTTTGCTCATGATCATTCCCTTCATCTGTAATCTCTTCCGGAGACACCCTGCGTGCAGCGTGCTAGTGCACAGACCGAATGGGCCGGCAG GTATGTCAGAAGACCCGTATATtatggaggaggagcagccgTCTCAAAGCAGGGCTTTGGAGAGCTCGCTCTGGGAGATTCAG ACTCTACAAAACCATTATCACCCAGACGTGGCCAAGGCAGCCGCTATCCTGAACCACTCGCTGTCTGAGATCGAGGATGATCTATCGGGGCTTCTGGAGCTCTCGGCTTATGAG ctttttgataaagaagtaaagaaaaaggcTATTGATGTGCCCCTGGAGTTTGAGCAAGTACGAGGTttgtttgggaagaaaaatgataTTTTTGCAGAGCACTTCACTTTAGATTGA